The genomic interval CGACTGCGTGCGATTTTCGATACTGCATATGTTCAAGAAAAAAATCGACATGGTCGTTTCGGGCATAAACACGGGGCCGAATCTGGGCGAGGACGTCATATACTCCGGCACCGTCGCCGGCGCCCGCGAAGGAGCGCTTCTGGGCAAACCGTCGCTGGCGGTATCTCTGTCTGATCTCGGCAATATCAATTTCCGCGACGCGGCGATATTCGCGAGGCATTTGGCCGAAAAAGTTTTCGCCCAAGGCATTCCTGACGATATTTATCTGAATGTGAACTATCCCAAAGTGAAGCGGGGGGTGGAAGTTACCACCCTGGGCAAGCGGGTTTACGACGAGAAAATATTGACTCGCCGCGATCCGCGCGGCGGAACTTATTTCTGGCTGTCCGGCAAGATACTCAAAAGCAAGTTCGTAAAAGGCACCGACACCGGAGCCGTCGATCGCGGCCGCGTTTCCATCACGCCTCTGCGCATTGAGACGGCGAATCCCGCAATATACGGCGAAACCGCAAAGTGGCTGAAAGATTTAAGCTGATATCGCCGTTTGCGCCCGCCGGCGACCAGCCGGGGGCTATAGACGCTCTCGCCGACGGAGTCCGTTCCGGCAAGAAGCACAACCTTTTGCTCGGCGTTACCGGCGCCGGCAAAACTTTCGTAATTGCTTCCGTCATAGAAAAACTCCAGAAACCCGCCCTGATAATCTCGCCCAATAAAATTCTGGCCGCGCAGCTTTACGCGGAATTCAAGAAATTCTTTCCCGAAAACGCCGTAGAATATTTCATCTCGTACTACGATTACTACCAGCCCGAAGCGTATATTCCTCGGACGGATACTTTCATAGAAAAGGACTCCGCCGTCAACGAACATATCGACCGGCTCCGTCTGAAAGCCACGTCTTCGCTGATGTCGCGCAGGGACGTTATCGTAGTGGCGTCGGTATCCTGCATTTACAATCTGGGCTCTCCCGAGGACTACAAAAAATTCTCGGTTCTCGTCGAAAAAGGGGCGTCCAAGGGCATCGGGGATCTTCTGCGGGAACTTGTGGCCGTGCAGTATGCCAGAAATGATTTTGAGCCGTCCAGAGGGCATTTCCGCGTGAAAGGCGATATCGTCGACGTGTTTCCGGCATATCTGGAAACGGGCGTCAGGATTGAGTTTTTCGGCGATATCATCGAGAGCGTATCCGAAATAAATCCTCTTACCTCCGAACGTCTGCGCCCGCTTGAAAAAATCTATATATATCCGGCCAAGCACTTTTTGACCGAGCCGCAGAAAATCTTGGACGCCGTTTCTGTAATCGAGGCCGAGCTCTCCGTGCGCGTAAAATATCTTGAGTCGATAGGAAAACTCGTCGAAGCGCAGCGTATCGCCCAGCGCACCCGTTACGATATGGAAATGCTCAAAGAGACGGGTTTTTGTCACGGCGTCGAGAACTATTCGAGGCACCTTTCGGGACGCCCGTCGGGCGCCCGCCCGGA from Elusimicrobia bacterium HGW-Elusimicrobia-1 carries:
- a CDS encoding 5'/3'-nucleotidase SurE: MKKRTILVTNDDGIHGAGLRPLVSELKKIGRVIAIVPDQERSGMSHSITLHKPLWIRKVDDDFYMTTGTPVDCVRFSILHMFKKKIDMVVSGINTGPNLGEDVIYSGTVAGAREGALLGKPSLAVSLSDLGNINFRDAAIFARHLAEKVFAQGIPDDIYLNVNYPKVKRGVEVTTLGKRVYDEKILTRRDPRGGTYFWLSGKILKSKFVKGTDTGAVDRGRVSITPLRIETANPAIYGETAKWLKDLS